A window of Aricia agestis chromosome 3, ilAriAges1.1, whole genome shotgun sequence contains these coding sequences:
- the LOC121740386 gene encoding serine hydrolase-like protein 2 — protein MVLYEKEWFIEAPWGRICVIAWGNCLDPPVLVCHGHLDSAASFRPLIKLLPKQFYYIGMEYPGSGRSDHMPPGLMMSSHDLMYSMHVVIKHFRWDTFVLLGHSMGSFLGKMYVHAYPEKVSRFVQLDPIARDQHVSPDKFADWYKKKFIEYFDNYELYNAPLETAPKHKKETVIEKLMSSRALSREAAEATLERWSQPVGNGYIRLTYDQRNKNITYPPFSKEFITSRDLNSKVPTLVIASAETKQLGGCRGYEYLFDEASFPNKNYRVRVVEGNHDVHINNPELVAKYVSPFLLDGLNGVDSRSKL, from the exons ATGGTCCTGTATGAAAAGGAATGGTTTATTGAAGCACCCTGGGGAAGAATTTGTG ttatagcATGGGGAAACTGCTTAGACCCACCTGTACTGGTCTGCCATGGACACCTGGACTCAGCTGCAAGCTTCCGGCCACTTATAAAACTACTTCCTAAACAGTTTTATTACATTG GTATGGAGTACCCTGGGTCTGGGCGCTCTGACCATATGCCACCAGGTCTGATGATGAGCAGCCATGATCTCATGTACAGCATGCATGTGGTCATCAAACACTTTAGATGGGACACATTTGTTCTACTTGGACATTCCATGGGCAGTTTTCTTG GCAAGATGTATGTGCACGCTTATCCTGAGAAAGTCAGTCGTTTTGTGCAGCTGGATCCAATTGCGAGGGATCAGCATGTATCCCCGGATAAATTTGCAGACTG GTACAAGAAGAAATTTATTGAGTACTTCGACAATTATGAATTGTACAACGCACCCCTGGAAACTGCACCTAAACATAAAAAAGAAACC gTAATAGAGAAGCTAATGAGTTCTCGCGCTTTAAGTCGTGAGGCGGCTGAGGCGACGTTAGAGAGATGGTCGCAACCAGTTGGCAACGGATACATAAG GCTTACCTACGATCAAAGGAACAAAAACATCACTTATCCACCATTCTCCAAGGAATTCATAACGAGTAGAGACCTCAACAGTAAAGTTCCTACACTGGTGATAGCTTCAGCGGAAACCAAACAGCTCGGTGGATGCAGAGGCTATGAGTACTTGTTTGATGAAGCATCCTTCCCGAACAAAAACTATAGAGTCAGGGTTGTGGAAGGAAACCACGATGTGCATATCAATAATCCTGAATTGGTTGCCAAATATGTATCACCGTTTTTACTCGATGGTCTAAATGGGGTGGACTCTAGGTCAAAACTATAA